A portion of the Chromobacterium sp. IIBBL 290-4 genome contains these proteins:
- a CDS encoding DUF2523 domain-containing protein — protein sequence MPVLIAICAAVVTTLLTNIISRIVGAIGFGMVSYAGANALLSGFKSLISSYVGGLPSAIFALLGMAGFGQAISILFSALVIRMTLAGMDAAGSMIQSKWGGFKSQ from the coding sequence ATGCCAGTCTTAATAGCCATTTGCGCGGCCGTTGTTACTACGCTCCTTACCAACATTATCTCTAGAATTGTTGGGGCGATTGGTTTTGGCATGGTTTCTTATGCAGGGGCCAATGCTTTGCTTAGCGGATTCAAGAGCTTGATTTCTTCTTATGTCGGCGGATTGCCTTCAGCCATTTTTGCATTGCTTGGCATGGCCGGATTCGGTCAAGCCATTTCTATTCTATTCTCCGCCTTGGTTATTCGAATGACTTTAGCAGGCATGGATGCGGCGGGCAGTATGATTCAATCCAAGTGGGGTGGTTTCAAATCTCAATAA
- a CDS encoding zonular occludens toxin domain-containing protein, with product MITLLTATPGSGKTLFILQHLDELSKREGRQVYYHNIPLTEEGKKHLGWIELEDPLKWFELPAQALIVMDEAQYVFPVRLSGKQIPAYVDKFATHRHLGLDIFLITQGPRLIDSFIRPLIGRHYHLIRLFGLSRSNLLRWESIQENPNSRGAKADCLARSTFSFPKHVYNWYKSAEAHTVKVSIPKKVWLIGLALVIAVVMVPVSLYTLSSFGKNQVKGSAASAPAGQIAGGSGGQGGKSSAPLTPVQYASERIPRMPGVPDSAPLYDDLAKPRDFPHLAGCMASASRCVCVTQQGTVISDMPDGTCRQYVDRSQFDPYQDPQDLQRRDVDFRQPAPQPAQPVQVTQQYQSARISSLSDATAYPTRSPSMVSDFGKGTHK from the coding sequence ATGATCACGCTCTTAACCGCTACGCCCGGCAGCGGCAAAACTCTTTTCATACTTCAGCACTTGGATGAATTAAGCAAAAGGGAAGGGCGGCAGGTCTATTATCACAACATCCCTTTGACTGAGGAGGGCAAGAAACATCTTGGCTGGATAGAGCTTGAAGACCCGTTGAAATGGTTTGAGCTTCCCGCGCAAGCGCTTATTGTGATGGATGAAGCGCAATATGTTTTCCCGGTTCGGCTTTCAGGAAAGCAAATCCCTGCTTACGTTGACAAGTTTGCAACGCATAGGCATTTGGGCTTGGATATTTTTCTCATTACACAAGGCCCGCGCCTGATTGACTCTTTTATTCGTCCTCTTATTGGCCGTCATTATCACTTAATTCGCTTATTCGGCTTGTCCCGGTCCAATTTGTTGCGCTGGGAATCCATTCAGGAAAATCCGAACAGCAGGGGAGCCAAGGCGGATTGTTTGGCTCGCTCTACCTTTTCATTTCCGAAGCATGTTTATAATTGGTATAAGAGTGCTGAGGCTCACACCGTTAAAGTTTCCATTCCTAAAAAGGTATGGTTAATTGGCCTCGCCTTGGTTATTGCTGTGGTTATGGTTCCCGTGTCACTTTATACGCTTAGCTCTTTTGGGAAAAATCAGGTTAAGGGTTCGGCGGCGTCTGCGCCTGCTGGTCAGATTGCAGGCGGATCAGGAGGGCAGGGAGGCAAGTCTTCTGCTCCTCTTACGCCTGTTCAATACGCAAGCGAGCGCATTCCTCGGATGCCTGGCGTTCCTGACTCTGCTCCGCTGTATGATGATTTGGCGAAGCCTCGTGACTTTCCTCACTTGGCCGGTTGCATGGCCTCGGCTTCTCGATGTGTTTGCGTGACACAACAAGGGACTGTGATTTCTGACATGCCGGATGGCACGTGCCGTCAGTATGTGGATCGCAGCCAGTTCGACCCGTACCAGGATCCGCAGGATCTGCAGCGCCGTGATGTTGATTTTCGCCAGCCGGCGCCGCAGCCGGCTCAGCCAGTCCAGGTCACTCAGCAGTATCAATCCGCTCGGATTAGCTCGCTGTCGGATGCTACCGCGTATCCGACTCGATCGCCGTCTATGGTGAGCGATTTTGGCAAGGGCACTCATAAATAA
- a CDS encoding replication initiation factor domain-containing protein codes for MSTDLHADQVEEAFRLDGFHIADVRAKFGYRYAFSVHCESNALTDAIVTVYHGGDSQRGTMMFERSGPLAAKAAALLVRLFGAEAFRLSRGDVCVDLNVCGLYREGREFLLSVHENWNTQGQRGAKPKLREISDGGTGAGNTFYMGSGDVHMFRMYEKGKQLKRADLAGWVRAEVQLRPKGTAMQLIAWQSIVKGLFMDIWAMTPYARFSSFFLATERSRLQVEPGPRDTRLDTRAQHFIRQYYGLMQELIGAHAHGDWSQLGDIVLMLKRRADATAGFTCPEAGEAFAEYQRRIQEDCETTALLISKSSDGSHNLYYVKSCNPNSASIVQEFQK; via the coding sequence GTGTCCACGGACCTGCATGCAGATCAGGTCGAGGAAGCGTTCCGTTTGGACGGCTTTCATATTGCCGATGTTCGCGCCAAGTTCGGTTACCGCTATGCGTTCTCGGTGCACTGCGAATCCAACGCGCTGACCGATGCGATTGTCACGGTTTACCACGGCGGCGATAGTCAGCGCGGCACCATGATGTTCGAGCGTTCTGGACCGCTGGCGGCGAAGGCTGCGGCATTGCTGGTTCGCTTGTTCGGCGCTGAGGCTTTTCGCCTGTCGCGCGGCGATGTCTGCGTTGATTTGAACGTTTGCGGGCTGTACCGCGAAGGGCGGGAATTTCTGCTGTCAGTGCATGAGAATTGGAATACTCAAGGGCAGCGTGGTGCGAAACCGAAATTGCGTGAGATCTCAGATGGCGGCACCGGCGCAGGCAATACGTTTTACATGGGCTCCGGTGACGTCCACATGTTTCGGATGTATGAGAAAGGCAAGCAACTGAAACGGGCGGATTTAGCGGGTTGGGTGCGGGCCGAAGTGCAGTTGCGTCCCAAGGGTACGGCGATGCAGCTGATTGCTTGGCAAAGCATCGTTAAGGGGCTGTTTATGGACATTTGGGCGATGACGCCTTACGCGCGGTTTTCGAGTTTCTTCCTGGCTACCGAGCGAAGCCGCTTACAAGTTGAACCGGGCCCGCGGGATACCAGGTTGGACACCCGCGCGCAACACTTCATCCGTCAGTACTATGGCTTGATGCAGGAACTTATCGGTGCGCATGCGCATGGCGATTGGTCACAGCTGGGCGACATTGTGCTGATGCTGAAGCGCCGCGCCGATGCGACGGCGGGCTTTACGTGTCCAGAGGCCGGCGAGGCGTTTGCCGAGTATCAGCGGCGCATACAGGAGGATTGCGAGACCACGGCTTTGCTGATTTCTAAGTCGTCTGATGGTTCGCATAATCTATATTATGTCAAATCTTGTAATCCAAATAGCGCAAGCATTGTACAGGAATTTCAAAAATGA
- a CDS encoding type II secretion system protein GspD yields the protein MKLAGWLCLLLLSPLAMAAQVTMTFDQIRIADFVKLYYTEVAKRSFVLDAKAQASDASITASLSGLPASQQAVVFRDVMRAAGFMIESKGSIDYIHLLSDQPQAVADQVWIYRPHYRDANYLTDMIAGLFTTGRFVQNRPVQRGDAPHAANDQGNSPLSTQSRPTDALVFQGTAEEVKRLQSLIDQLDKPVQQVRLRAVVYEVTGSDKGGFNLAAVIRAAGQRLSLSAGVVPQSAAPASTAFKFSGASIDLFAELFATDSRFNVVTRPDVLASDGESTLFQSGENVPVLGAVTYDAKGNPVQSVDYKPSGVLIEVRPTVRDKVIRLDLIQEVSTFVETKTGVNSSPTLMTRNLKSSFSVKPGDVYVLGGLKTSREGRDRAFFPFTNWKLSDSTYKTDTEIVILVQCDIATENS from the coding sequence ATGAAACTAGCGGGCTGGCTGTGCCTCCTGCTGTTGTCGCCGCTGGCGATGGCGGCGCAAGTCACCATGACCTTCGATCAGATTCGCATCGCCGACTTCGTCAAGCTCTACTACACGGAAGTCGCCAAGCGTAGCTTTGTGCTGGATGCCAAGGCGCAGGCTTCGGATGCGTCGATTACCGCCTCTCTATCCGGGCTCCCGGCCAGTCAGCAAGCAGTCGTGTTCCGCGACGTCATGCGGGCGGCGGGCTTCATGATCGAATCCAAGGGCAGCATTGACTATATCCATCTGCTGAGCGATCAGCCGCAGGCCGTCGCGGATCAGGTGTGGATCTATCGCCCGCACTATCGGGATGCCAATTACCTGACAGACATGATTGCCGGACTGTTTACGACTGGCCGCTTTGTGCAAAACCGTCCGGTTCAGCGCGGCGATGCGCCGCATGCGGCAAATGACCAAGGCAATTCACCGCTAAGCACGCAGTCGAGGCCGACAGACGCGCTTGTGTTCCAAGGCACGGCGGAAGAGGTCAAGCGCTTGCAATCGCTGATTGACCAACTGGACAAACCTGTCCAGCAAGTGCGATTGCGCGCCGTGGTGTATGAGGTGACGGGCTCGGACAAGGGCGGATTTAACCTGGCGGCGGTGATTCGCGCAGCTGGCCAGCGGCTTTCCTTGTCTGCGGGCGTCGTGCCGCAGTCAGCCGCGCCGGCGTCTACCGCGTTCAAGTTCAGCGGCGCCAGCATCGACTTGTTTGCGGAACTGTTCGCCACGGATAGCCGCTTTAACGTGGTGACGCGCCCGGATGTGCTGGCTTCGGATGGCGAGTCTACGCTGTTCCAGTCTGGCGAGAATGTGCCGGTCTTGGGCGCGGTGACGTATGACGCCAAGGGCAACCCCGTTCAGTCCGTTGATTACAAGCCTTCGGGTGTGTTGATAGAGGTCCGGCCAACGGTCAGAGACAAGGTTATCCGGCTGGATTTGATTCAGGAGGTCAGCACGTTTGTCGAGACGAAAACCGGCGTGAACAGCTCGCCCACGCTGATGACGCGCAACCTGAAAAGCTCATTCAGCGTCAAACCGGGCGATGTCTACGTGTTGGGCGGCCTGAAAACGAGCAGGGAAGGGCGAGACCGCGCATTCTTCCCCTTCACAAACTGGAAGCTATCCGATTCCACCTATAAGACGGATACGGAGATCGTCATTCTCGTGCAATGTGACATTGCGACGGAAAATAGCTAG
- a CDS encoding zonular occludens toxin domain-containing protein yields the protein MAMSIYCGLQGSGKSYETVKSVIIPAIAEGRRVVCNIRNISQDKIHALIRNKKLASPEQALGDVVTYAAEQARKPDFFFDPEALETSPDAVASFVAPGDLIVVDEAWEVFGTADKITAEQQKFFRMHRHYADKETGRTCDIVLITQDVTSLHRFVRGTIQQTFRMKKHTALGKPDAYSVTVFEGCRMRKSDVITQYQEKYDADYFGVYDSHVGGNGKELQVDSRATVYTRGFKIKLAIAAIAVPIGFYGVFDMFWPYLKGGETAPAKESRAGNASAPAAAVAAAPWSDGRVSLVGFLVTENGMRILIRTPEGTRLATPSSFTPDGFATSAVIDGRRVYFNSAAPAKSGGSLFEPAQGGKP from the coding sequence ATGGCGATGTCGATTTACTGCGGCCTGCAGGGCTCGGGCAAGTCATACGAAACGGTCAAGTCCGTCATCATTCCCGCTATCGCGGAAGGGCGGCGGGTGGTGTGCAACATCCGCAATATCTCCCAAGACAAAATTCATGCGCTGATTCGGAATAAGAAGCTGGCCAGCCCGGAGCAGGCGCTCGGCGACGTGGTCACGTATGCGGCGGAGCAGGCGCGCAAGCCGGATTTCTTCTTCGATCCGGAAGCGCTGGAGACGTCGCCGGATGCGGTGGCGTCCTTTGTTGCGCCGGGCGATTTGATCGTTGTGGATGAGGCGTGGGAGGTCTTCGGAACGGCGGACAAGATCACCGCAGAGCAGCAAAAATTCTTCCGCATGCATCGTCACTATGCCGACAAGGAAACCGGCAGGACCTGCGACATCGTGCTGATTACTCAAGACGTCACCTCTCTACACCGCTTTGTGCGCGGCACGATTCAGCAAACCTTCCGCATGAAAAAGCATACCGCGCTGGGCAAGCCGGATGCCTATTCGGTCACGGTATTTGAAGGCTGCCGGATGCGCAAAAGCGACGTGATAACGCAGTATCAAGAGAAATACGATGCCGACTATTTCGGCGTCTATGACTCCCACGTGGGCGGCAATGGCAAGGAATTGCAGGTGGACAGCCGGGCCACCGTTTACACGCGCGGCTTCAAGATCAAGCTGGCCATCGCGGCCATTGCGGTGCCGATTGGCTTCTATGGCGTGTTTGATATGTTCTGGCCGTACTTGAAGGGCGGCGAAACGGCACCGGCAAAAGAGAGCAGGGCGGGCAATGCTTCCGCGCCTGCTGCAGCCGTGGCCGCTGCGCCCTGGAGCGATGGCCGCGTGTCGCTGGTCGGTTTCCTTGTCACAGAAAATGGCATGCGGATATTGATCAGAACGCCGGAAGGAACGCGGCTGGCCACGCCTTCCAGCTTCACGCCGGATGGCTTCGCCACTAGCGCGGTGATTGACGGGCGGCGGGTGTATTTCAATTCGGCGGCACCGGCAAAAAGCGGCGGCAGTCTGTTTGAACCGGCGCAAGGGGGCAAGCCATGA
- a CDS encoding DUF2523 family protein: protein MWVFLQSAIWTALAWMFREVVIKFVIVFAMFWLVRALTEVIVYALPDVKNINSLLAALPAGVWYYASLFQLQWGVPLIMSAWMSRFLIRRLPFIG, encoded by the coding sequence ATGTGGGTCTTTCTTCAGTCAGCCATCTGGACGGCGCTAGCGTGGATGTTCCGCGAAGTCGTCATCAAGTTTGTGATTGTGTTCGCCATGTTCTGGCTCGTTCGGGCGCTGACCGAGGTGATTGTGTATGCGCTGCCGGACGTGAAAAACATTAACTCATTGCTGGCGGCCTTGCCTGCGGGCGTCTGGTATTACGCCAGCCTGTTCCAACTGCAATGGGGCGTGCCGCTGATCATGTCGGCATGGATGAGTCGCTTTCTGATTCGGCGATTGCCATTTATTGGATAA